Genomic DNA from Torulaspora delbrueckii CBS 1146 chromosome 8, complete genome:
aatgatgatagaATATAATATCTAATTaaataaaaaaaatgtCTAATGGATAATGAGTCTTATATAAGATTCCTGTGTCTTGCTATTAACATAAATCTTGCTCATCTCCGATACGAGTTCTGTAAGGCATTGACTTGTTGTTGTAGACTATGAAGATCGCTGAGAATGTCACCGCTTTGCGGGCTTGTCGAACTCGGCATCGGATATGGAGATGAAAAGTTCTGTTGTGGATAGTTTTGTTGCTGTGCTGGCTCATTGAACATTTGACGATTGGGGGCCGTGTTTGAATATTGGTATCCGTTGTTGTACATGGCTCGCGATTGGCTTGTGGGTGGATGACTGTTTGGTGGGTTTTGATAGGGACTAGAGCTGTTGTTTATCCCAGATATATTAACGTTACTCGGAGCAGGCGATGGTGAGTTTgagagaagagattggaAATAACTACCGGCGGGATTTGGAGGTACGGGAAGCATGTTGTGTTGCTGTTGGAAATTTTGAGATTGTGGTGTCACTTGAGGAGagagttgttgttgcatCGAGATACGAGGTTGTGGTGCATGTAGATAGGGATCTGTCGGCAGTTGCCCTGTGTGTTGGGGCGAGGGGAATCTTTCGGCGCTGTTCATCGGAGCGGTGAGCCCGGAAGGTGCATAATGCTGACTTAGTTGTTGTTTCATCAAATAGTTGCCTGATCCCGTCGCCGTGGGCCTCAAGGGTTGTAATCCAGTTACGGGACTAGGCCCATTTGGAGCTTCTGAAGGCGCTTCTTGGTGTGGTGGGATATGATTACGCATCAAATAATTGGCTGACCCGGTTGCAGTTGGCTTCAATGGTTGAAGCGGTTCTTGATAAGCTCCGGCCGATGACTGATTATTATAGTGCTGCCTGAACAGTGAATTTGCTGAACCTGTGGATGTGGGTTTCAATGGTTGCATTTCAGGTTCGTTATCGCTGACCCTAATGGAAGGCATCGAGGCGAGATCTACAGACTGAATTTGCTTGAAATGGGAAAGGGAATCCTTCATATCTTCAAGTACctctctctcttcttcggtTTCCTGCTGCTCGTTGGGCATTGATGACACCAATGCAGTATTTTTCTCCTTCCTCTTGGCCATCCTTTTTAGCAGTTGATCCATCGGTAGAGATAAGTCCAATTTGCCatcggtttcttcatcatcagacACTTCATGACTGCCGTTCTCTTCACCATCCTCACTGGGAGGTTCTTGGAAAGTAACATGTTCAGAAAATCGCACTCGCTTGTTCTTATCAGCAGAATCAGGGATTCGCCTTCTTATCCTCTTCTGAACAGACTTGCCTGTCAAAAGCAGGGATGCAAACGAATCGAAGTCGACTTTCTGACCATTCGAATCTGGTTCCTCATCCACTTCTTCGTAAACTTCATGTCTATCTCCACTAGTCAAGATTGATCGTGGAGTAGGGATCGGTGCTTTGTCCAATATCATTCGTCTATTAGGTATCACGTTCTCTATGAGAGCTTTCGATATAAGTCTTAACACGGCAAAGAATTGTCCTATGTTCAAAGCATTTTTGCAAGTTCTGAAGATGGCTTCTATGCGACTCTTTAACTCATGACTTAATCTgaaattggccaagaaCTTGAATACTTCTATCAGTTTAACAAGTTTGGAATGCGTTCTTGATGTAATAAAATTGTACCATCTCAAGTACGTCcgaacttcttcttttgtcAGCTGTGAACGAGACAGTGATAATGGTACTCTTAGTTCCTCAGGAGTCTCTTTATATATCATATCAGTATGGCTACGTGGATTTTGACCCTGATtatggtggtgatgaaCCTGTATGTTATCATTCTGCTTCTGCTGATCAGATCCGGGATAGCTATGATGGTGCTGTGAAATTGGCCTGTAATCGCCAAGATGGCCACCACTACCTTTCGGTACATGCGAGCCATTAACATTGCCGATCGGCTGTACATCTGTCTTTTGTTCAGCGTTCGACCCACTAGTCCCAATATCAAAGGACACACTAGGAGGAGGTAGATTGTTCCCTTGTTCCACAGTCACGTCATTATCAGCTGTGTTGATCCCTGGAACGTTCAACCACTCAAAGGACATGATGCcaattccttctttgtAGATGGTTCTTGTTGAAGTTAAATATTAAGAATTCGCGCTATTTGAATAAGCATTCTCCTTTATGCTAGTACTCAAGCTGTTAAAGAGAGGTCCAAGCAAGCCCGGTCAGAGCTTCATCGGATTGGCAATTGGTATCCAGCTGAGTTGCTGGTTGGCCAAAATCGTGATTTTGGTTTGGGCATGGTCaggaagaacaagagacCAGCCTTTGATGAGAGCGATAGTGATGGTGGACCTGGAAGTGGGTTCCAAGAGTACTTGAATAATAAGTCAGCCCAGTCTAGTAAGAGGGCTAAAAGTACAGAGGCAATTGAGGCGGCCTCTTCAAGTTTACAGGTTGCTTCACCTTGCGAGGACGTATATGAGACTAAAGAATCAAGTCCAACTGTAATAGATGGACTCTTGAAGTCCAAGAGACAGAGGAAGCAAGACAAATTGCACATACAGTCGATCAAAAGCAGGTTGGAGAATGAGCTTGATAAACCTAAGGATACAGAGGAATTAGTCTTTATCACTGATGAGTACAAGGCAAAGAGGGAGGAATACGACCGGGCTGATCTGCTTGCAGAGCAAGAAATGGAACAGGAAGATACGGTAGATCCGAATGAGGAGCTGATGGGCTCTTCGAGGAGTGTAGCGTTGAGGTCACTTATGAAGACAATTTCGAGTGATAAGCATTTGATACCGAATATCCCACAGGCCTCAGACAGGACCCAACAAAGTACTCAGAAGACAAAGTTCGAGAACGATGTCTACAGATCACCTTCTTATCAGGCCATCAAATATGAGGTAAAACTAGCCGAAGATACGATGGGACTAGACCCTGagcagaagaagctgtGCATCgaagaatttctcaaatcgaCCAAGACAGCTCAAGATATCAGAAGATATATTAGCCATTATGAAAAAAAGCATAATGTTCATGTAGATTGAGTTTATGTATGATTAGTACTGTCCATGTACGTCGTGCCTTGATGATCCATTTGCGTCATTGAACATCTGTCGGGTTTCGTTTTCATTGCACTTATTCTTGACTAGTTTTTTAGTTCTAGAACGCTTTGCTCGGGTTGTTTTAGAAAGCGTAGGTGGCGCATCACTTATtacatcttcaacaactgcGCCAATATTGATCTTAGATAATCTTCTCTCCATTTCAATGGTATCTAGCTGCGATAGATCAATTTGTTCATGGAAAAAATCATAAGCCTTCCTTCCACCTAATAGCCTTGGTTTACTCTTGCCTTTTGAATTGGTCCATGATGATGACGTCTTGGGGGGTTGATCAACCATTTCTGGCTGTGCCAATCGCGTTTTTCGGGGAGCAGCACTCTGATCGACTAGGAGTTGATCTTGACCTTCTGTTGAGCCAGCACGGCCAGCCGTAGCATCAGCAGAGAGACATGCATTTATGGGGTCATGAGACACTGCGATACGAGAAGGGGTAACGAGGTTTGATTCGTTTGTGATCGCACTTGGTACCGAATTTCTCTTGGACGATGTTGCAGCG
This window encodes:
- the TDEL0H03860 gene encoding uncharacterized protein (ancestral locus Anc_7.65), which encodes MVRKNKRPAFDESDSDGGPGSGFQEYLNNKSAQSSKRAKSTEAIEAASSSLQVASPCEDVYETKESSPTVIDGLLKSKRQRKQDKLHIQSIKSRLENELDKPKDTEELVFITDEYKAKREEYDRADLLAEQEMEQEDTVDPNEELMGSSRSVALRSLMKTISSDKHLIPNIPQASDRTQQSTQKTKFENDVYRSPSYQAIKYEVKLAEDTMGLDPEQKKLCIEEFLKSTKTAQDIRRYISHYEKKHNVHVD
- the SCD5 gene encoding Scd5p (similar to Saccharomyces cerevisiae SCD5 (YOR329C); ancestral locus Anc_7.66) encodes the protein MSFEWLNVPGINTADNDVTVEQGNNLPPPSVSFDIGTSGSNAEQKTDVQPIGNVNGSHVPKGSGGHLGDYRPISQHHHSYPGSDQQKQNDNIQVHHHHNQGQNPRSHTDMIYKETPEELRVPLSLSRSQLTKEEVRTYLRWYNFITSRTHSKLVKLIEVFKFLANFRLSHELKSRIEAIFRTCKNALNIGQFFAVLRLISKALIENVIPNRRMILDKAPIPTPRSILTSGDRHEVYEEVDEEPDSNGQKVDFDSFASLLLTGKSVQKRIRRRIPDSADKNKRVRFSEHVTFQEPPSEDGEENGSHEVSDDEETDGKLDLSLPMDQLLKRMAKRKEKNTALVSSMPNEQQETEEEREVLEDMKDSLSHFKQIQSVDLASMPSIRVSDNEPEMQPLKPTSTGSANSLFRQHYNNQSSAGAYQEPLQPLKPTATGSANYLMRNHIPPHQEAPSEAPNGPSPVTGLQPLRPTATGSGNYLMKQQLSQHYAPSGLTAPMNSAERFPSPQHTGQLPTDPYLHAPQPRISMQQQLSPQVTPQSQNFQQQHNMLPVPPNPAGSYFQSLLSNSPSPAPSNVNISGINNSSSPYQNPPNSHPPTSQSRAMYNNGYQYSNTAPNRQMFNEPAQQQNYPQQNFSSPYPMPSSTSPQSGDILSDLHSLQQQVNALQNSYRR